In one window of Gossypium hirsutum isolate 1008001.06 chromosome A01, Gossypium_hirsutum_v2.1, whole genome shotgun sequence DNA:
- the LOC107936985 gene encoding kinesin-like protein KIN-7D, mitochondrial isoform X4, producing MDCSYPARSSSPLSYRKSSSFSSTSSTSSFFSNKPMHHMSSSSSSSFFNSGSEYGSRSMSDSMHYGSQGYNARPPVAYGSDEIIGEPFEASRPGDSISVTIRFRPLNEREFHRGDEIAWYADEDNIVRNEYNPATAYAFDKVFGPQATSQEVYEVAAKPVVKAAMEGVNGTVFAYGVTSSGKTHTMHGDQNTPGIIPLAIKDVFSIIQDTPGREFLLRVSYLEIYNEVINDLLDPTGQNLRVREDAQGTYIEGVKEEVVLSPGHALSFIAAGEEHRHVGSNNFNLFSSRSHTIFTLMIESSARGDEYDGVIFSQLNLIDLAGSESSKTDTTGIRRKEGSYINKSLLTLGTVIGKLSEGKACHVPYRDSKLTRLLQSSLSGHGLVSLICTVTPASSNMEETHNTLKFASRAKRVEIYASRNKIIDEKSLIKKYQREISVLKEELDRLRKGMIVGVNHEELLSLKQQLEEGQVKMQSRLEEEEEAKAALMSRIQRLTKLILVSTKNTIPGSLSDLPSHQRRHSVGEEDKLDLRVGDSLLIDDENQKDSPSLVSALVTDPCFEFKHRRSSSRRNDEFSPASRTFTESTQAGELITGSKPLAGRMTSDQMDLLVEQVKMLAGEIALSTSTLKRLVDQSVNDPDGSKTQIQNLEREIQEKKRQMRVLEQRITESEASISKATFVDMQQKVMKLMTQCNEQSFELEIKSADNRILQEQLQNKYSEIEELQEKVNLLEQHLASLSGDKLLLSSKEGISEEYVDELRKKVQSQEIENEKIKLEQVQLSEEASGLRVQNQKLAEEASYAKELASAAAVELKSLAGEVTKLSVQNGKLEKELIAARELAHSRSFANSTFNGVNRKYNDSMRSGRKGRLSGRSQDFSVAVGDDFESWNLDLDDLKMELQARKQQEAALKAALAEKELIEDEYRKKVEEAKKREEALENDLANMWVLVAKLKKEGAAATLDSNTDEPHSNGTDNIEDLKANNVESNNVLKERQVSEVPSKPANERPKEEPLVVRLKARMQEMKEKELKSLGNGDTNSYIL from the exons ATGGATTGTTCTTATCCGGCAAGAAGCAGCTCGCCGTTATCGTATCGGAAATCTTCGAGTTTTTCGTCCACTTCTTCGACTTCTTCGTTTTTCAGCAACAAACCAATGCATCACATGAGCTCCTCGTCGTCGTCTTCGTTTTTCAACTCGGGGAGTGAATACGGTTCTCGATCCATGTCCGATTCGATGCACTACGGTTCTCAAGGTTACAATGCTCGCCCGCCAGTTGCTTACGGGTCGGATGAGATAATAGGCGAGCCGTTCGAGGCGTCGAGACCGGGGGATAGTATTTCAGTTACAATTCGGTTTAGGCCCTTGAA TGAAAGGGAATTTCATAGAGGGGATGAGATCGCGTGGTATGCGGATGAGGATAATATTGTGAGAAACGAGTATAATCCAGCTACTGCTTATGCTTTTG ACAAAGTATTCGGACCTCAAGCAACATCGCAAGAGGTTTATGAGGTAGCTGCTAAACCTGTAGTGAAGGCTGCAATGGAAGGTGTTAATG GAACTGTCTTTGCTTACGGTGTTACAAGCAGTGGGAAGACACACACTATGCAT GGAGATCAAAATACTCCTGGTATTATACCGCTGGCAATAAAGGATGTATTCAGCATTATCCAAGAT ACTCCAGGGCGAGAATTCTTACTCCGTGTGTCATATCTTGAAATCTACAATGAG GTTATAAATGATTTGCTTGATCCCACTGGTCAAAATTTGCGCGTTAGAGAAGATGCTCAG GGAACTTACATCGAGGGTGTAAAGGAAGAAGTGGTTTTGTCGCCTGGGCATGCCCTATCTTTTATTGCTGCAGGGGAAG AGCATCGTCATGTTGGTTCAAATAACTTCAATCTCTTTAGCAGCCGAAGTCACACTATATTCACATTG ATGATTGAGAGTAGTGCCCGTGGTGATGAATATGATGGAGTGATCTTCTCTCAACTT AATTTGATTGATTTAGCTGGGTCTGAGAGTTCAAAAACTGATACAACTGGAATAAGGAGAAAGGAAGGATCTTACATAAACAAAAGTCTACTGACTCTTGGAACT GTAATAGGAAAGTTAAGTGAAGGAAAAGCTTGTCATGTTCCATATCGTGACTCCAAGCTTACCCGTCTTCTGCAATCTTCACTAAGTGGGCATGGACTTGTTTCG CTCATTTGCACTGTCACGCCTGCATCTAGCAATATGGAGGAAACTCATAATACCCTGAAGTTTGCAAGCAGGGCTAAGCGAGTGGAAATCTATGCCTCACGTAATAAG ATTATTGATGAAAAATCACTGATTAAGAAGTATCAAAGGGAAATTTCTGTCCTCAAAGAAGAACTTGATCGGCTAAGGAAGGGAATGATTGTTGGTGTTAATCATGAAGAACTTTTGAGCTTAAAGCAACAG TTGGAGGAAGGTCAGGTGAAAATGCAGTCAAGattagaggaagaagaggaagccaAAGCTGCTCTGATGAGCAGAATCCAAAGGCTTACCAAGCTTATACTTGTTTCTACCAAAAATACAATCCCTGGAAGTTTGAGCGATTTACCTAGTCATCAAAGGAGGCATTCTGTTGGTGAGGAGGAT AAACTGGATCTACGAGTAGGTGATTCCTTGCTTATAGATGATGAGAATCAAAAAGATTCTCCATCTTTGGTTTCGGCACTTGTTACTGATCCATGTTTTGAGTTTAAACACAGAAGATCCTCCAGCAGGAGGAATGATGAATTCTCACCAGCTAGCCGTACTTTCACTGAGTCTACTCAAGCGGGTGAACTTATTACTGGGAGTAAACCGCTGGCA GGCCGGATGACATCAGATCAGATGGACCTTCTTGTTGAGCAAGTTAAGATGCTTGCTGGAGAGATTGCACTTAGCACCAGTACCCTGAAACGGCTGGTGGACCAGTCTGTAAATGATCCTGACGGCTCAAAAACCCAG ATTCAGAATTTGGAAAGAGAGATTCAAGAAAAGAAGAGGCAAATGAGGGTTTTAGAGCAACGCATAACTGAGAGCGAAGCTTCAATTTCTAAAGCAACATTTGTGGATATGCAGCAG aaagttatgaaattgatgaCTCAGTGTAATGAACAGAGTTTTGAGCTAGAG ATCAAATCAGCTGATAACCGTATCCTCCAAGAACAGCTGCAGAACAAG TATTCTGAGATCGAGGAATTGCAAGAGAAGGTGAATCTCCTGGAGCAGCACTTGGCATCTCTTTCCGGTGACAAATTATTATTGTCATCCAAAGAGGGAATATCTGAAGAATATGTTGATGAGTTAAGAAAAAAGGTCCAATCTCAG gagattgaaaatgaaaaaataaaactcGAACAGGTGCAGCTCTCAGAGGAGGCCAGTGGGTTGCGTGTCCAAAATCAAAAACTTGCTGAGGAGGCTTCTTATGCTAAAGAATTAGCATCTGCTGCTGCAGTTGAGTTAAAGAGTTTGGCTGGTGAGGTGACAAAGCTGTCAGTACAAAATGGAAAACTAGAGAAGGAATTAATAGCTGCTCGTGAATTGGCACATTCTAGAAGTTTTGCTAATTCAACTTTCAATGGTGTTAACCGCAAGTACAATGACAGCATGAGATCTGGCAGGAAGGGACGGCTTTCTGGCCGCTCTCAAGACTTTTCAGTAGCGGTTGGTGATGACTTTGAGTCCTGGAATCTTGATCTAGATGATCTAAAGATGGAACTACAGGCTAGGAAACAACAGGAGGCAGCTCTTAAAGCAGCTCTAGCTGAGAAGGAATTGATAGAAGATGAGTATCGGAAAAAAGTTGAAGAAGCAAAGAAGAGGGAGGAAGCTCTTGAGAATGATTTAGCTAACATGTGGGTGCTTGTTGCTAAGTTGAAAAAAGAAGGAGCTGCTGCTACGCTTGACAGTAATACAGATGAGCCACACAGTAATGGTACTGATAATATCGAAGATCTGAAAGCAAACAACGTTGAGAGTAACAATGTCCTGAAGGAGAGACAAGTTTCTGAAGTGCCTTCAAAACCAGCTAATGAAAGACCTAAAGAAGAACCTCTGGTTGTACGTCTGAAG GCTCGAATGCAAGagatgaaggaaaaagagctCAAGTCCCTTGGAAATGGAGATACTAATTCCTATATTTTGTAA
- the LOC107936985 gene encoding kinesin-like protein KIN-7D, mitochondrial isoform X1 yields MDCSYPARSSSPLSYRKSSSFSSTSSTSSFFSNKPMHHMSSSSSSSFFNSGSEYGSRSMSDSMHYGSQGYNARPPVAYGSDEIIGEPFEASRPGDSISVTIRFRPLNEREFHRGDEIAWYADEDNIVRNEYNPATAYAFDKVFGPQATSQEVYEVAAKPVVKAAMEGVNGTVFAYGVTSSGKTHTMHGDQNTPGIIPLAIKDVFSIIQDTPGREFLLRVSYLEIYNEVINDLLDPTGQNLRVREDAQGTYIEGVKEEVVLSPGHALSFIAAGEEHRHVGSNNFNLFSSRSHTIFTLMIESSARGDEYDGVIFSQLVWFNQSFIFQERTFLLINGLTCYFLCSFIQNLIDLAGSESSKTDTTGIRRKEGSYINKSLLTLGTVIGKLSEGKACHVPYRDSKLTRLLQSSLSGHGLVSLICTVTPASSNMEETHNTLKFASRAKRVEIYASRNKIIDEKSLIKKYQREISVLKEELDRLRKGMIVGVNHEELLSLKQQLEEGQVKMQSRLEEEEEAKAALMSRIQRLTKLILVSTKNTIPGSLSDLPSHQRRHSVGEEDKLDLRVGDSLLIDDENQKDSPSLVSALVTDPCFEFKHRRSSSRRNDEFSPASRTFTESTQAGELITGSKPLAGRMTSDQMDLLVEQVKMLAGEIALSTSTLKRLVDQSVNDPDGSKTQIQNLEREIQEKKRQMRVLEQRITESEASISKATFVDMQQKVMKLMTQCNEQSFELEIKSADNRILQEQLQNKYSEIEELQEKVNLLEQHLASLSGDKLLLSSKEGISEEYVDELRKKVQSQEIENEKIKLEQVQLSEEASGLRVQNQKLAEEASYAKELASAAAVELKSLAGEVTKLSVQNGKLEKELIAARELAHSRSFANSTFNGVNRKYNDSMRSGRKGRLSGRSQDFSVAVGDDFESWNLDLDDLKMELQARKQQEAALKAALAEKELIEDEYRKKVEEAKKREEALENDLANMWVLVAKLKKEGAAATLDSNTDEPHSNGTDNIEDLKANNVESNNVLKERQVSEVPSKPANERPKEEPLVVRLKARMQEMKEKELKSLGNGDTNSYIL; encoded by the exons ATGGATTGTTCTTATCCGGCAAGAAGCAGCTCGCCGTTATCGTATCGGAAATCTTCGAGTTTTTCGTCCACTTCTTCGACTTCTTCGTTTTTCAGCAACAAACCAATGCATCACATGAGCTCCTCGTCGTCGTCTTCGTTTTTCAACTCGGGGAGTGAATACGGTTCTCGATCCATGTCCGATTCGATGCACTACGGTTCTCAAGGTTACAATGCTCGCCCGCCAGTTGCTTACGGGTCGGATGAGATAATAGGCGAGCCGTTCGAGGCGTCGAGACCGGGGGATAGTATTTCAGTTACAATTCGGTTTAGGCCCTTGAA TGAAAGGGAATTTCATAGAGGGGATGAGATCGCGTGGTATGCGGATGAGGATAATATTGTGAGAAACGAGTATAATCCAGCTACTGCTTATGCTTTTG ACAAAGTATTCGGACCTCAAGCAACATCGCAAGAGGTTTATGAGGTAGCTGCTAAACCTGTAGTGAAGGCTGCAATGGAAGGTGTTAATG GAACTGTCTTTGCTTACGGTGTTACAAGCAGTGGGAAGACACACACTATGCAT GGAGATCAAAATACTCCTGGTATTATACCGCTGGCAATAAAGGATGTATTCAGCATTATCCAAGAT ACTCCAGGGCGAGAATTCTTACTCCGTGTGTCATATCTTGAAATCTACAATGAG GTTATAAATGATTTGCTTGATCCCACTGGTCAAAATTTGCGCGTTAGAGAAGATGCTCAG GGAACTTACATCGAGGGTGTAAAGGAAGAAGTGGTTTTGTCGCCTGGGCATGCCCTATCTTTTATTGCTGCAGGGGAAG AGCATCGTCATGTTGGTTCAAATAACTTCAATCTCTTTAGCAGCCGAAGTCACACTATATTCACATTG ATGATTGAGAGTAGTGCCCGTGGTGATGAATATGATGGAGTGATCTTCTCTCAACTTGTATGGTTTAAtcaatcttttatttttcaagaaaGAACATTCCTCTTAATAAATGGCTTGACTTGTTACTTTCTTTGTTCCTTTATTCAGAATTTGATTGATTTAGCTGGGTCTGAGAGTTCAAAAACTGATACAACTGGAATAAGGAGAAAGGAAGGATCTTACATAAACAAAAGTCTACTGACTCTTGGAACT GTAATAGGAAAGTTAAGTGAAGGAAAAGCTTGTCATGTTCCATATCGTGACTCCAAGCTTACCCGTCTTCTGCAATCTTCACTAAGTGGGCATGGACTTGTTTCG CTCATTTGCACTGTCACGCCTGCATCTAGCAATATGGAGGAAACTCATAATACCCTGAAGTTTGCAAGCAGGGCTAAGCGAGTGGAAATCTATGCCTCACGTAATAAG ATTATTGATGAAAAATCACTGATTAAGAAGTATCAAAGGGAAATTTCTGTCCTCAAAGAAGAACTTGATCGGCTAAGGAAGGGAATGATTGTTGGTGTTAATCATGAAGAACTTTTGAGCTTAAAGCAACAG TTGGAGGAAGGTCAGGTGAAAATGCAGTCAAGattagaggaagaagaggaagccaAAGCTGCTCTGATGAGCAGAATCCAAAGGCTTACCAAGCTTATACTTGTTTCTACCAAAAATACAATCCCTGGAAGTTTGAGCGATTTACCTAGTCATCAAAGGAGGCATTCTGTTGGTGAGGAGGAT AAACTGGATCTACGAGTAGGTGATTCCTTGCTTATAGATGATGAGAATCAAAAAGATTCTCCATCTTTGGTTTCGGCACTTGTTACTGATCCATGTTTTGAGTTTAAACACAGAAGATCCTCCAGCAGGAGGAATGATGAATTCTCACCAGCTAGCCGTACTTTCACTGAGTCTACTCAAGCGGGTGAACTTATTACTGGGAGTAAACCGCTGGCA GGCCGGATGACATCAGATCAGATGGACCTTCTTGTTGAGCAAGTTAAGATGCTTGCTGGAGAGATTGCACTTAGCACCAGTACCCTGAAACGGCTGGTGGACCAGTCTGTAAATGATCCTGACGGCTCAAAAACCCAG ATTCAGAATTTGGAAAGAGAGATTCAAGAAAAGAAGAGGCAAATGAGGGTTTTAGAGCAACGCATAACTGAGAGCGAAGCTTCAATTTCTAAAGCAACATTTGTGGATATGCAGCAG aaagttatgaaattgatgaCTCAGTGTAATGAACAGAGTTTTGAGCTAGAG ATCAAATCAGCTGATAACCGTATCCTCCAAGAACAGCTGCAGAACAAG TATTCTGAGATCGAGGAATTGCAAGAGAAGGTGAATCTCCTGGAGCAGCACTTGGCATCTCTTTCCGGTGACAAATTATTATTGTCATCCAAAGAGGGAATATCTGAAGAATATGTTGATGAGTTAAGAAAAAAGGTCCAATCTCAG gagattgaaaatgaaaaaataaaactcGAACAGGTGCAGCTCTCAGAGGAGGCCAGTGGGTTGCGTGTCCAAAATCAAAAACTTGCTGAGGAGGCTTCTTATGCTAAAGAATTAGCATCTGCTGCTGCAGTTGAGTTAAAGAGTTTGGCTGGTGAGGTGACAAAGCTGTCAGTACAAAATGGAAAACTAGAGAAGGAATTAATAGCTGCTCGTGAATTGGCACATTCTAGAAGTTTTGCTAATTCAACTTTCAATGGTGTTAACCGCAAGTACAATGACAGCATGAGATCTGGCAGGAAGGGACGGCTTTCTGGCCGCTCTCAAGACTTTTCAGTAGCGGTTGGTGATGACTTTGAGTCCTGGAATCTTGATCTAGATGATCTAAAGATGGAACTACAGGCTAGGAAACAACAGGAGGCAGCTCTTAAAGCAGCTCTAGCTGAGAAGGAATTGATAGAAGATGAGTATCGGAAAAAAGTTGAAGAAGCAAAGAAGAGGGAGGAAGCTCTTGAGAATGATTTAGCTAACATGTGGGTGCTTGTTGCTAAGTTGAAAAAAGAAGGAGCTGCTGCTACGCTTGACAGTAATACAGATGAGCCACACAGTAATGGTACTGATAATATCGAAGATCTGAAAGCAAACAACGTTGAGAGTAACAATGTCCTGAAGGAGAGACAAGTTTCTGAAGTGCCTTCAAAACCAGCTAATGAAAGACCTAAAGAAGAACCTCTGGTTGTACGTCTGAAG GCTCGAATGCAAGagatgaaggaaaaagagctCAAGTCCCTTGGAAATGGAGATACTAATTCCTATATTTTGTAA
- the LOC107936985 gene encoding kinesin-like protein KIN-7D, mitochondrial isoform X3, whose product MDCSYPARSSSPLSYRKSSSFSSTSSTSSFFSNKPMHHMSSSSSSSFFNSGSEYGSRSMSDSMHYGSQGYNARPPVAYGSDEIIGEPFEASRPGDSISVTIRFRPLNEREFHRGDEIAWYADEDNIVRNEYNPATAYAFDKVFGPQATSQEVYEVAAKPVVKAAMEGVNGTVFAYGVTSSGKTHTMHGDQNTPGIIPLAIKDVFSIIQDTPGREFLLRVSYLEIYNEVINDLLDPTGQNLRVREDAQGTYIEGVKEEVVLSPGHALSFIAAGEEHRHVGSNNFNLFSSRSHTIFTLMIESSARGDEYDGVIFSQLNLIDLAGSESSKTDTTGIRRKEGSYINKSLLTLGTVIGKLSEGKACHVPYRDSKLTRLLQSSLSGHGLVSLICTVTPASSNMEETHNTLKFASRAKRVEIYASRNKIIDEKSLIKKYQREISVLKEELDRLRKGMIVGVNHEELLSLKQQLEEGQVKMQSRLEEEEEAKAALMSRIQRLTKLILVSTKNTIPGSLSDLPSHQRRHSVGEEDQKLDLRVGDSLLIDDENQKDSPSLVSALVTDPCFEFKHRRSSSRRNDEFSPASRTFTESTQAGELITGSKPLAGRMTSDQMDLLVEQVKMLAGEIALSTSTLKRLVDQSVNDPDGSKTQIQNLEREIQEKKRQMRVLEQRITESEASISKATFVDMQQKVMKLMTQCNEQSFELEIKSADNRILQEQLQNKYSEIEELQEKVNLLEQHLASLSGDKLLLSSKEGISEEYVDELRKKVQSQEIENEKIKLEQVQLSEEASGLRVQNQKLAEEASYAKELASAAAVELKSLAGEVTKLSVQNGKLEKELIAARELAHSRSFANSTFNGVNRKYNDSMRSGRKGRLSGRSQDFSVAVGDDFESWNLDLDDLKMELQARKQQEAALKAALAEKELIEDEYRKKVEEAKKREEALENDLANMWVLVAKLKKEGAAATLDSNTDEPHSNGTDNIEDLKANNVESNNVLKERQVSEVPSKPANERPKEEPLVVRLKARMQEMKEKELKSLGNGDTNSYIL is encoded by the exons ATGGATTGTTCTTATCCGGCAAGAAGCAGCTCGCCGTTATCGTATCGGAAATCTTCGAGTTTTTCGTCCACTTCTTCGACTTCTTCGTTTTTCAGCAACAAACCAATGCATCACATGAGCTCCTCGTCGTCGTCTTCGTTTTTCAACTCGGGGAGTGAATACGGTTCTCGATCCATGTCCGATTCGATGCACTACGGTTCTCAAGGTTACAATGCTCGCCCGCCAGTTGCTTACGGGTCGGATGAGATAATAGGCGAGCCGTTCGAGGCGTCGAGACCGGGGGATAGTATTTCAGTTACAATTCGGTTTAGGCCCTTGAA TGAAAGGGAATTTCATAGAGGGGATGAGATCGCGTGGTATGCGGATGAGGATAATATTGTGAGAAACGAGTATAATCCAGCTACTGCTTATGCTTTTG ACAAAGTATTCGGACCTCAAGCAACATCGCAAGAGGTTTATGAGGTAGCTGCTAAACCTGTAGTGAAGGCTGCAATGGAAGGTGTTAATG GAACTGTCTTTGCTTACGGTGTTACAAGCAGTGGGAAGACACACACTATGCAT GGAGATCAAAATACTCCTGGTATTATACCGCTGGCAATAAAGGATGTATTCAGCATTATCCAAGAT ACTCCAGGGCGAGAATTCTTACTCCGTGTGTCATATCTTGAAATCTACAATGAG GTTATAAATGATTTGCTTGATCCCACTGGTCAAAATTTGCGCGTTAGAGAAGATGCTCAG GGAACTTACATCGAGGGTGTAAAGGAAGAAGTGGTTTTGTCGCCTGGGCATGCCCTATCTTTTATTGCTGCAGGGGAAG AGCATCGTCATGTTGGTTCAAATAACTTCAATCTCTTTAGCAGCCGAAGTCACACTATATTCACATTG ATGATTGAGAGTAGTGCCCGTGGTGATGAATATGATGGAGTGATCTTCTCTCAACTT AATTTGATTGATTTAGCTGGGTCTGAGAGTTCAAAAACTGATACAACTGGAATAAGGAGAAAGGAAGGATCTTACATAAACAAAAGTCTACTGACTCTTGGAACT GTAATAGGAAAGTTAAGTGAAGGAAAAGCTTGTCATGTTCCATATCGTGACTCCAAGCTTACCCGTCTTCTGCAATCTTCACTAAGTGGGCATGGACTTGTTTCG CTCATTTGCACTGTCACGCCTGCATCTAGCAATATGGAGGAAACTCATAATACCCTGAAGTTTGCAAGCAGGGCTAAGCGAGTGGAAATCTATGCCTCACGTAATAAG ATTATTGATGAAAAATCACTGATTAAGAAGTATCAAAGGGAAATTTCTGTCCTCAAAGAAGAACTTGATCGGCTAAGGAAGGGAATGATTGTTGGTGTTAATCATGAAGAACTTTTGAGCTTAAAGCAACAG TTGGAGGAAGGTCAGGTGAAAATGCAGTCAAGattagaggaagaagaggaagccaAAGCTGCTCTGATGAGCAGAATCCAAAGGCTTACCAAGCTTATACTTGTTTCTACCAAAAATACAATCCCTGGAAGTTTGAGCGATTTACCTAGTCATCAAAGGAGGCATTCTGTTGGTGAGGAGGAT CAGAAACTGGATCTACGAGTAGGTGATTCCTTGCTTATAGATGATGAGAATCAAAAAGATTCTCCATCTTTGGTTTCGGCACTTGTTACTGATCCATGTTTTGAGTTTAAACACAGAAGATCCTCCAGCAGGAGGAATGATGAATTCTCACCAGCTAGCCGTACTTTCACTGAGTCTACTCAAGCGGGTGAACTTATTACTGGGAGTAAACCGCTGGCA GGCCGGATGACATCAGATCAGATGGACCTTCTTGTTGAGCAAGTTAAGATGCTTGCTGGAGAGATTGCACTTAGCACCAGTACCCTGAAACGGCTGGTGGACCAGTCTGTAAATGATCCTGACGGCTCAAAAACCCAG ATTCAGAATTTGGAAAGAGAGATTCAAGAAAAGAAGAGGCAAATGAGGGTTTTAGAGCAACGCATAACTGAGAGCGAAGCTTCAATTTCTAAAGCAACATTTGTGGATATGCAGCAG aaagttatgaaattgatgaCTCAGTGTAATGAACAGAGTTTTGAGCTAGAG ATCAAATCAGCTGATAACCGTATCCTCCAAGAACAGCTGCAGAACAAG TATTCTGAGATCGAGGAATTGCAAGAGAAGGTGAATCTCCTGGAGCAGCACTTGGCATCTCTTTCCGGTGACAAATTATTATTGTCATCCAAAGAGGGAATATCTGAAGAATATGTTGATGAGTTAAGAAAAAAGGTCCAATCTCAG gagattgaaaatgaaaaaataaaactcGAACAGGTGCAGCTCTCAGAGGAGGCCAGTGGGTTGCGTGTCCAAAATCAAAAACTTGCTGAGGAGGCTTCTTATGCTAAAGAATTAGCATCTGCTGCTGCAGTTGAGTTAAAGAGTTTGGCTGGTGAGGTGACAAAGCTGTCAGTACAAAATGGAAAACTAGAGAAGGAATTAATAGCTGCTCGTGAATTGGCACATTCTAGAAGTTTTGCTAATTCAACTTTCAATGGTGTTAACCGCAAGTACAATGACAGCATGAGATCTGGCAGGAAGGGACGGCTTTCTGGCCGCTCTCAAGACTTTTCAGTAGCGGTTGGTGATGACTTTGAGTCCTGGAATCTTGATCTAGATGATCTAAAGATGGAACTACAGGCTAGGAAACAACAGGAGGCAGCTCTTAAAGCAGCTCTAGCTGAGAAGGAATTGATAGAAGATGAGTATCGGAAAAAAGTTGAAGAAGCAAAGAAGAGGGAGGAAGCTCTTGAGAATGATTTAGCTAACATGTGGGTGCTTGTTGCTAAGTTGAAAAAAGAAGGAGCTGCTGCTACGCTTGACAGTAATACAGATGAGCCACACAGTAATGGTACTGATAATATCGAAGATCTGAAAGCAAACAACGTTGAGAGTAACAATGTCCTGAAGGAGAGACAAGTTTCTGAAGTGCCTTCAAAACCAGCTAATGAAAGACCTAAAGAAGAACCTCTGGTTGTACGTCTGAAG GCTCGAATGCAAGagatgaaggaaaaagagctCAAGTCCCTTGGAAATGGAGATACTAATTCCTATATTTTGTAA